One segment of Deinococcus metalli DNA contains the following:
- a CDS encoding butyrate kinase encodes MIAHVINPGTSGVKLACAVIEPSANPALPGQLRVTLTRDELPLDAPPTAADIPGLAQRILTRTQDWAAPDAIVGRGGLIGKVSAGTYPVTPELAEYAVQGERAQLPGNLGGPLALAVAQERGVPAYIVDPQSIDELLPEARETGLRGLRRGAQFHALNTRVVARRAAHEIGKRFPESRIVVAHLGATTSVTAFENGRAIDTSGTGPDGGPMGALQSGPLPARMLLALVREHGEDGALHLLAAGGGFLSLAGSANLRDLEARAPSDPDVQAAAAAFVHQVCRAIGALTGALSGRPDAIAITGGIAKWDDLVDRIERRLAWIAPVLVIPGELELEALAEGAGRVLLGLEAAREWKAPAPAGS; translated from the coding sequence GTGATCGCGCACGTGATCAATCCCGGGACCAGTGGCGTGAAGCTCGCCTGCGCAGTCATCGAGCCCAGCGCGAACCCCGCCCTGCCCGGCCAGCTGCGCGTGACCCTGACCCGCGACGAACTGCCGCTGGACGCGCCACCCACCGCCGCCGACATCCCGGGGCTCGCGCAGCGCATCCTGACCCGCACCCAGGACTGGGCGGCGCCGGACGCCATCGTGGGGCGCGGCGGATTGATCGGCAAGGTGAGCGCCGGCACGTATCCGGTCACGCCGGAGCTCGCCGAGTACGCCGTGCAGGGCGAGCGGGCGCAGCTGCCGGGCAACCTGGGCGGGCCGCTGGCGCTGGCGGTCGCGCAGGAGCGCGGCGTGCCCGCGTATATCGTCGATCCGCAGAGCATCGACGAACTGCTGCCCGAAGCGCGCGAGACCGGGCTGCGCGGCCTGCGGCGCGGCGCGCAGTTCCACGCGCTGAACACCCGCGTGGTGGCCCGGCGCGCCGCGCACGAGATCGGCAAGCGCTTCCCGGAATCCCGCATCGTGGTCGCGCACCTCGGGGCCACGACCAGCGTTACGGCCTTCGAGAACGGCCGCGCCATCGACACCAGCGGCACCGGCCCGGACGGCGGCCCCATGGGCGCCCTCCAGAGCGGCCCGCTGCCCGCGCGCATGCTGCTGGCCCTGGTCCGCGAACACGGTGAGGACGGCGCGCTGCATCTGCTGGCGGCCGGGGGCGGCTTCCTGTCGCTGGCGGGCAGCGCGAACCTGAGGGACCTTGAGGCCCGCGCGCCCAGCGACCCGGACGTGCAGGCCGCCGCCGCCGCCTTTGTGCACCAGGTGTGCCGGGCCATCGGGGCGCTGACCGGCGCGCTCAGCGGGCGCCCGGACGCCATCGCCATCACCGGCGGGATCGCCAAGTGGGACGATCTGGTGGACCGCATCGAGCGGCGGCTCGCGTGGATCGCGCCGGTGCTGGTCATTCCCGGCGAGCTGGAACTCGAGGCGCTGGCCGAGGGTGCCGGGCGCGTGCTGCTGGGCCTGGAGGCCGCCCGCGAGTGGAAGGCCCCCGCGCCCGCCGGAAGCTGA
- the pgi gene encoding glucose-6-phosphate isomerase — protein sequence MTAALTTTTAWQALKKHAQDTASLTLRALFDADTSRGERLSAEGAGLYLDYSKNRVTDETLTLLLDLARETGVAAKRDAMFAGEKINVTEGRAVLHTALRAPDGAGVTVDGHNVIPDVHEVLNRMAAFADQVRAGTWLGYTGRPLKNIVNIGIGGSDLGPVMAYEALKHYAQRDLTLRFVSNVDGTDLVEKTRDLDPAETLVIVSSKTFTTQETMANARSARAWLLGALKDDAAVARHFVAVSTNAQAVQTFGIDTANMFGFWDWVGGRYSMDSAIGLSVMLAIGPDGFRDLLSGFHDMDEHFRSAPLEQNLPVLLGLLGIWYNNFFDAQSHAVLPYDQYLAYFPAYLQQLDMESNGKHITLDGQPVDYQTGPVIWGQPGTNGQHAFYQLIHQGTKLIPCDFIGFCQTLNPLPLEGGAPHHDLLMANVFAQTEALAFGKSLEQVLAEGVAPGLAPHRVFDGNRPTNTILVDRLTPRSLGALIALYEHKVFVQGAVWNINSFDQWGVELGKVLAGKIVPELATGTEPDLEHDSSTNTLIRRYRARR from the coding sequence ATGACCGCAGCGCTCACCACGACCACCGCCTGGCAAGCCCTGAAAAAGCACGCCCAGGACACCGCTTCTCTGACGCTGCGCGCGCTGTTCGACGCGGACACCTCGCGCGGGGAGCGCCTGAGCGCCGAGGGAGCCGGCCTTTACCTGGATTACAGCAAGAACCGTGTAACCGACGAGACGCTGACGCTTTTGCTCGACCTGGCGCGCGAAACCGGCGTGGCCGCCAAGCGCGACGCGATGTTCGCCGGCGAGAAGATCAACGTGACCGAAGGCCGCGCCGTGCTGCACACCGCCCTGCGCGCCCCGGACGGCGCGGGCGTGACCGTGGACGGCCACAACGTGATCCCGGACGTGCATGAAGTCCTTAACCGTATGGCGGCCTTCGCGGATCAGGTGCGCGCCGGCACGTGGCTGGGCTACACCGGCCGGCCCCTGAAGAACATCGTGAACATCGGCATCGGTGGCAGCGACCTGGGGCCGGTCATGGCCTACGAGGCGCTGAAGCACTACGCGCAGCGTGACCTGACGCTGCGCTTCGTCTCGAACGTGGACGGCACCGACCTGGTCGAGAAGACCCGTGACCTCGACCCGGCCGAGACGCTGGTGATCGTGAGTTCCAAGACCTTCACCACCCAGGAGACCATGGCGAACGCCCGCAGCGCCCGCGCATGGCTGCTCGGCGCGCTGAAGGACGACGCGGCCGTGGCGCGGCACTTCGTGGCGGTCTCGACCAACGCACAGGCGGTGCAGACCTTCGGCATCGACACCGCCAACATGTTCGGCTTCTGGGACTGGGTCGGCGGGCGCTACTCCATGGACAGCGCCATTGGCCTGAGCGTGATGCTCGCCATCGGCCCGGACGGCTTCCGTGACCTGCTCTCCGGCTTCCACGACATGGACGAGCACTTCCGCAGCGCGCCGCTGGAGCAGAACCTGCCGGTGCTGCTGGGCCTGCTGGGTATCTGGTACAACAACTTCTTTGATGCCCAGAGCCACGCCGTGCTGCCCTACGACCAGTACCTCGCGTACTTCCCCGCGTACCTGCAACAGCTCGACATGGAGAGCAACGGCAAGCACATCACTCTGGACGGGCAGCCGGTGGACTATCAGACCGGCCCGGTCATCTGGGGCCAGCCGGGGACGAACGGGCAGCACGCCTTCTACCAGCTGATCCACCAGGGCACCAAGCTGATTCCCTGCGACTTCATCGGCTTCTGCCAGACGCTGAACCCGCTGCCGCTGGAGGGCGGCGCGCCGCACCACGACCTGCTGATGGCGAACGTGTTCGCGCAGACCGAGGCGCTGGCCTTCGGCAAGAGCCTGGAGCAGGTGCTCGCCGAGGGCGTGGCGCCGGGGCTCGCCCCGCACCGGGTGTTCGACGGCAACCGGCCGACCAACACCATCCTGGTGGACCGCCTGACGCCGCGCAGCCTGGGCGCCCTGATCGCGCTGTACGAGCACAAGGTCTTCGTGCAGGGCGCGGTGTGGAACATCAACTCCTTCGACCAGTGGGGTGTGGAGCTGGGCAAGGTGCTCGCCGGCAAGATCGTGCCGGAACTGGCCACCGGGACCGAGCCGGATCTGGAGCACGACAGCAGCACGAACACGCTGATCCGCCGCTACCGCGCGCGGCGCTGA
- the hpf gene encoding ribosome hibernation-promoting factor, HPF/YfiA family, which translates to MHIYKLSGRNVEVTDAMRDYVEDKLMRLDRYNDQITDARVTLTVRDVRDAARRNRVEVQLNVPHGIIRAEEHHADMYAAIDKASDVLERQLRKFKTRYMKQRHDAVPQPEPGPAEADVNAGYDDVSEFRAEIVRTKRFELRPMSPEDAVAQMEALGHDFYVFVHMKSGHSAVVYRRKDGHYGLIEPSA; encoded by the coding sequence GTGCACATCTACAAGCTGTCTGGCCGGAACGTCGAAGTCACCGATGCGATGCGGGATTACGTGGAGGACAAGCTCATGCGGCTTGACCGCTACAACGATCAGATCACCGACGCGCGCGTCACCCTGACCGTGCGCGACGTCCGTGACGCTGCCCGCCGCAACCGGGTCGAGGTGCAGCTGAACGTCCCGCACGGCATCATCCGGGCCGAGGAGCACCACGCGGACATGTACGCCGCGATCGACAAGGCCAGCGACGTCCTCGAGCGGCAGCTGCGGAAGTTCAAGACCCGCTACATGAAGCAGCGCCACGACGCCGTGCCGCAGCCCGAACCCGGCCCTGCCGAGGCGGACGTGAACGCCGGCTACGACGACGTCAGCGAGTTCCGCGCCGAGATCGTGCGCACCAAGCGCTTCGAGCTGCGCCCCATGAGCCCCGAGGACGCCGTTGCGCAGATGGAAGCGCTCGGCCACGACTTCTACGTGTTCGTGCATATGAAGTCCGGGCACTCGGCGGTCGTGTACCGCCGCAAGGACGGCCATTACGGCCTGATCGAACCCAGCGCCTGA
- a CDS encoding TetR/AcrR family transcriptional regulator, which produces MKVDRLEQEQARRDRIARVAFELFARGGLEATSAQDIARAAFVSRTNLYRYFPSKVHMLLAHFEKAVAESRDDALERLHAGANPQQVWDKVTLRMADLGVRYRHLVGAVGQAVLGAPHAPDSPQARSALPGDGLRTALTLGALVEPVLLAMQHQGSLRPGANVGMLSALLVDACLLALLHGGHRDQREVQRDWQDRFSLLMYGALAPTPVPAQHRD; this is translated from the coding sequence GTGAAGGTCGACCGTCTCGAGCAGGAGCAGGCCCGGCGTGACCGCATCGCGCGGGTCGCGTTCGAGCTGTTCGCGCGCGGCGGCCTGGAGGCCACCAGCGCGCAGGACATCGCCCGCGCCGCGTTCGTGAGCCGCACGAACCTCTACCGCTACTTTCCCAGCAAGGTGCACATGCTGCTCGCGCACTTCGAGAAGGCGGTGGCCGAGAGCCGCGACGACGCCCTGGAGCGCCTGCACGCCGGCGCGAACCCGCAGCAGGTGTGGGACAAGGTCACGCTGCGGATGGCGGACCTGGGGGTGCGCTACCGCCACCTGGTGGGCGCGGTCGGCCAGGCGGTACTGGGCGCACCGCACGCCCCGGACAGCCCGCAGGCCCGCAGCGCCCTGCCGGGCGACGGCCTGCGCACCGCCCTGACCCTGGGCGCGCTGGTGGAACCGGTGCTGCTCGCCATGCAGCACCAGGGCAGCCTGCGGCCCGGCGCGAACGTGGGCATGCTCAGCGCGCTGCTGGTGGACGCGTGCCTGCTGGCGCTGTTGCACGGCGGGCACCGCGACCAGCGCGAGGTGCAGCGCGACTGGCAGGACCGCTTCTCGCTGCTGATGTACGGCGCCCTGGCGCCCACGCCCGTCCCGGCACAGCACCGCGACTAG
- a CDS encoding WD40 repeat domain-containing protein — MTITLFDRMWELMGKECPGKLPKEHPVRLDHLGPDGSWLVVSPDGDWLAIVEKENQIRVLDIRTGRTRWCAHHHQDPVLRLAWSPDSQTLLTSSEEGHITMLQASSGAVIWTYHAGDWAGGLDFSPDGGWIAVGTHAETLLVLSVADGEELWRADLGCAVYSTAWSADGALIAAAGDHNLVAIVRSGGGSVIWRLPISRQFYTWDTVRWHPTAPRLAALRYNGSELIVFDARTEQQVFRVAGTDVRMVGVGGRRTPRRTGHGGQPSVSIAAVGSTPLSNHSCSTARCSPSRHLHRSDGTPEDRVAGQRHPPADAVWRDRPYPVHAPTARGHRAGGHH; from the coding sequence ATGACCATCACCCTGTTCGACCGGATGTGGGAACTAATGGGCAAGGAGTGTCCGGGGAAGCTCCCAAAAGAGCACCCTGTGAGGCTTGACCACCTCGGCCCGGACGGCTCCTGGCTTGTTGTCAGCCCAGACGGTGATTGGCTCGCCATTGTGGAAAAAGAGAATCAGATCCGGGTCCTCGATATCCGGACTGGACGGACTCGCTGGTGTGCACACCATCACCAGGACCCCGTGCTCAGGCTCGCGTGGAGCCCGGACAGCCAGACGCTGTTGACCAGCAGCGAAGAGGGCCATATCACCATGCTTCAGGCATCATCGGGTGCCGTCATCTGGACGTATCACGCTGGCGACTGGGCGGGGGGGCTGGACTTCAGTCCTGACGGCGGATGGATCGCGGTGGGCACCCATGCGGAGACGCTGCTCGTGCTCAGCGTGGCAGACGGCGAGGAACTGTGGCGGGCCGATCTCGGTTGTGCGGTGTATTCGACAGCGTGGAGCGCAGATGGAGCACTGATCGCCGCTGCGGGAGACCACAATCTTGTGGCTATCGTTCGTTCCGGGGGTGGATCAGTGATCTGGCGGCTGCCCATCAGCCGTCAGTTCTACACCTGGGATACCGTCCGCTGGCACCCCACGGCGCCGCGCCTGGCCGCGCTGAGATACAACGGTAGCGAACTGATCGTGTTCGACGCCCGAACGGAACAGCAGGTGTTCCGTGTGGCTGGGACGGACGTGCGGATGGTGGGTGTCGGAGGGCGACGGACTCCGCGTCGCACTGGACACGGGGGGCAGCCTTCGGTATCAATTGCCGCCGTCGGCTCCACACCCCTCTCCAATCACTCGTGCTCCACTGCCCGCTGCTCACCCAGTCGTCACCTACACCGAAGCGACGGCACTCCTGAGGATCGCGTGGCCGGACAACGACACCCTCCTGCTGACGCGGTTTGGCGAGATCGTCCGTATCCGGTACACGCGCCCACAGCCAGAGGTCATCGTGCCGGCGGACATCATTGA
- a CDS encoding ABC transporter ATP-binding protein: protein MLIHLIRTYARPYRRAIAAVLALQLVTTLAALYLPTLNAEIIDRGVAAGDTGFIVRTGAWMLLFSVLQIGATVWAVSFSARTAMGVGRDLRAAVFHRVGTFSAREVALFGAPTLISRTTNDVTQVQTLLFMALAMMVSAPISMIGGIIMALRQDAGLSWLIVVAVPLLILGVGAVIRQMLPQFRTVQGAIDSVNRVLREQITGIRVVRAFVREDVETARFAVANATLTDAALTVGRLQAWIFPIVSTVLNVSTVAVLWFGAGRVQAGEMQVGALTAFMAYLMQILMAVMMATFMSMMIPRASVSAERIGAVLDTESSVVPPTNPVTAPPHAAEVEVRDVSFQYPGAQHPVLEHVSFTARPGQTTAIIGSTGAGKTTLLNLISRSFDATGGSVRLGGVDVRNLALDSVWAHVGVVPQRPFLFSGTVASNLRYGKPGATDEELWDALRIAQAADFVAAMDGGLDAKITQGGSNVSGGQRQRLAIARAVVRRPDVYVFDDAFSALDLATDARLRRALHPVTQAATVIVVAQRVSTIVDFDQIIVLDDGRIVGQGTHDELLLTCPTYQEIARSQQAAQDEVAA from the coding sequence ATGCTGATCCACCTGATCCGAACGTACGCCCGGCCGTACCGGAGGGCCATTGCGGCTGTGCTGGCGCTGCAGCTCGTCACCACGCTCGCCGCGCTGTACCTGCCCACCCTGAACGCCGAGATCATCGACCGGGGTGTGGCCGCCGGCGACACGGGCTTCATCGTGCGCACCGGGGCGTGGATGCTGCTGTTCAGCGTGCTCCAGATCGGCGCGACCGTGTGGGCCGTGTCGTTCAGCGCACGCACCGCGATGGGCGTGGGCCGCGACCTGCGCGCAGCGGTGTTCCACCGGGTCGGCACCTTCTCGGCGCGCGAGGTCGCGCTGTTCGGGGCGCCCACCCTGATCTCGCGCACCACCAACGACGTGACCCAGGTGCAGACGCTGCTGTTCATGGCGCTGGCCATGATGGTCTCGGCCCCGATCTCCATGATCGGCGGGATCATCATGGCGCTGCGTCAGGACGCCGGCCTGTCGTGGCTGATCGTGGTGGCCGTGCCGCTGCTGATCCTGGGCGTGGGCGCGGTGATCCGGCAGATGCTGCCGCAGTTCCGGACCGTGCAGGGCGCCATAGACTCGGTGAACCGCGTGCTGCGCGAACAGATCACCGGCATCCGGGTGGTGCGGGCCTTCGTGCGCGAGGACGTCGAGACCGCCCGCTTCGCGGTCGCCAACGCCACCCTGACGGACGCGGCGCTGACGGTGGGCCGCCTCCAGGCGTGGATCTTCCCCATCGTGAGCACCGTGCTGAACGTGTCCACGGTCGCGGTGCTGTGGTTCGGGGCGGGCCGCGTGCAGGCCGGCGAGATGCAGGTCGGGGCCCTGACCGCGTTCATGGCCTACCTGATGCAGATCCTGATGGCCGTCATGATGGCGACCTTCATGTCCATGATGATTCCGCGCGCGTCCGTGTCGGCCGAGCGGATCGGAGCGGTGCTGGACACCGAGTCGTCGGTCGTGCCGCCCACGAACCCCGTGACCGCGCCGCCCCACGCGGCCGAAGTCGAAGTGCGGGACGTGTCGTTCCAGTACCCGGGCGCGCAGCACCCCGTGCTGGAGCACGTCTCCTTCACCGCGCGGCCGGGGCAGACGACCGCCATCATCGGCAGCACCGGGGCCGGCAAGACCACGCTGCTGAACCTGATCTCCCGCTCCTTCGACGCGACCGGCGGCAGCGTCCGCCTGGGCGGCGTGGACGTCCGCAACCTGGCCCTGGACAGCGTGTGGGCGCACGTCGGCGTGGTGCCGCAGCGGCCCTTCCTGTTCTCCGGCACGGTCGCCAGCAACCTGCGCTACGGCAAGCCGGGCGCCACCGACGAGGAGCTGTGGGACGCGCTGCGGATCGCGCAGGCCGCGGACTTCGTGGCGGCCATGGACGGCGGCCTGGACGCCAAGATCACCCAGGGCGGCTCGAACGTGTCCGGCGGGCAGCGCCAGCGCCTCGCCATCGCCCGCGCGGTCGTGCGCCGCCCAGACGTGTACGTCTTCGACGATGCCTTCAGCGCCCTCGACCTCGCCACCGACGCCCGGCTGCGGCGCGCCCTGCACCCCGTCACGCAGGCCGCGACCGTGATCGTGGTCGCGCAGCGCGTGTCCACCATCGTGGACTTCGACCAGATCATCGTGCTGGACGACGGCCGCATCGTCGGTCAGGGCACCCACGACGAGCTGCTGCTCACCTGCCCCACGTATCAGGAGATCGCCCGCTCCCAGCAGGCCGCCCAGGACGAGGTGGCCGCATGA
- a CDS encoding ABC transporter ATP-binding protein: MTRGEGVRSDEERAAEARRGPAGARRGGPPHMQMGVPGEKASNFGPSARRLLARLAPYRAQVALVVLLSVAGVILAAVGPRVLGRATDLIFSGFISARLPAGTTPEAALQGLRNSGQGRLADLIGSMTLTPGQGIDMGALGRVLLLALGLYLLSAALQWLSGYLLAGVVQGAVSRLRTDVAAKLNRLPLPYVDGQPRGELLSRVTNDVDNVGTSLQQTLGQLLVSLLTVVAVIGMMFSVSWLLTLIALVTIPLSMALTGAVAKRSQGLFVRQWKHTGELNGLIEETFTGHSLVKLYGRQREADEAFRVKNEELFSAAYGAQFISGTIMPAMMFLGNLNYVAIAVVGGLRVASGQLSLGDVQAFIQYSRQFTQPLTQVASMANLLQSGVASAERVFQVLDAPEQVPDAAQAVPTVSTPDARGEIRFEDVSFSYDPARPLIEHLNLVVHPGQTVAIVGPTGAGKTTLVNLILRFYELSGGRITLDGVDIARLPRHDLRSRIGMVLQDTWLFAGTIRDNIAYGRPGATDAEIMAAAQATYVDRFVHSLPAGYDTMLDDEAGNISAGEKQLITIARAFLKNPDLLILDEATSSVDTRTELLVQRAMAALRSDRTSFVIAHRLSTIRDADLILVMQDGQIVEQGTHEELLARHGLYAGLYAAQFSGAGGEAPPAERVPVQGRTG, translated from the coding sequence ATGACCCGCGGCGAGGGAGTGAGAAGCGATGAGGAACGCGCCGCCGAGGCCCGGCGCGGCCCGGCCGGCGCGCGGCGGGGCGGGCCGCCCCACATGCAGATGGGCGTGCCCGGCGAGAAGGCGTCGAACTTCGGGCCGTCCGCGCGGCGGCTGCTGGCGCGGCTCGCGCCGTACCGCGCGCAGGTGGCGCTGGTCGTGCTGCTGTCGGTCGCGGGCGTGATCCTCGCAGCGGTCGGGCCACGGGTGCTGGGCCGCGCGACGGACCTGATCTTCTCCGGGTTCATCAGCGCCCGCCTGCCCGCCGGGACGACCCCCGAGGCGGCGCTCCAGGGCCTGCGGAACAGCGGCCAGGGCCGTCTGGCCGACCTCATAGGCTCGATGACGCTCACGCCTGGCCAGGGCATCGATATGGGCGCGCTGGGCCGCGTGCTGCTGCTCGCACTGGGGCTGTACCTGCTCTCGGCGGCGCTCCAGTGGCTGTCCGGGTACCTGCTGGCGGGCGTGGTGCAGGGCGCCGTGTCGAGACTTCGCACGGACGTCGCCGCCAAACTCAACCGCCTGCCGCTGCCGTACGTGGACGGCCAGCCGCGCGGCGAGCTGCTGAGCCGCGTCACGAACGACGTGGACAACGTGGGCACCAGCCTCCAGCAGACGCTGGGGCAGCTGCTGGTGTCGCTGCTGACGGTCGTGGCCGTGATCGGGATGATGTTCAGCGTGTCGTGGCTGCTCACGCTGATCGCGCTGGTCACCATTCCGCTGTCCATGGCACTCACCGGCGCGGTGGCCAAGCGATCCCAGGGCCTGTTCGTGCGGCAGTGGAAGCACACCGGGGAACTGAACGGCCTGATCGAGGAGACCTTCACCGGGCACAGCCTCGTGAAACTCTACGGCCGCCAGCGCGAGGCGGACGAGGCCTTCCGCGTGAAGAACGAGGAGCTGTTCAGCGCGGCCTACGGCGCTCAGTTCATCAGCGGCACCATCATGCCCGCGATGATGTTCCTCGGGAACCTCAATTACGTGGCCATCGCCGTGGTCGGCGGCCTGCGGGTCGCGTCCGGGCAGCTGTCGCTGGGCGACGTGCAGGCCTTCATCCAGTACTCGCGCCAGTTCACGCAGCCGCTGACGCAGGTGGCGTCGATGGCGAACCTGCTTCAGTCCGGCGTGGCCAGCGCTGAGCGGGTCTTTCAGGTGCTCGACGCGCCCGAACAGGTGCCGGACGCCGCCCAGGCCGTTCCCACCGTGTCCACTCCGGACGCGCGCGGCGAGATCCGCTTCGAGGACGTCAGCTTCTCCTACGACCCGGCCCGCCCGCTGATCGAGCACCTGAATCTGGTGGTGCACCCCGGCCAGACGGTTGCCATCGTCGGCCCGACCGGCGCGGGCAAGACCACGCTGGTGAACCTGATCCTGCGCTTCTACGAACTCAGCGGCGGGCGCATCACGCTGGACGGTGTGGACATCGCGCGCCTTCCCCGCCACGACCTGCGCTCGCGCATCGGCATGGTGTTGCAGGACACGTGGCTGTTCGCGGGCACCATCCGCGACAACATCGCCTACGGCCGCCCCGGTGCCACCGACGCCGAGATCATGGCCGCCGCGCAGGCCACGTACGTCGACCGCTTCGTGCACTCGCTGCCCGCCGGCTACGACACCATGCTGGACGACGAGGCCGGCAACATCAGCGCCGGGGAGAAACAGCTGATCACGATTGCCCGGGCGTTCCTGAAAAACCCTGACCTGCTGATCCTCGACGAGGCGACGTCCTCGGTGGACACCCGCACCGAACTGCTGGTGCAGCGGGCGATGGCCGCGCTGAGAAGCGACCGCACCAGCTTCGTGATCGCCCACCGGCTGTCCACCATCCGCGACGCCGACCTGATCCTGGTGATGCAGGATGGCCAGATCGTCGAGCAGGGCACGCACGAGGAGCTGCTGGCCCGCCACGGGCTGTACGCCGGGCTGTACGCGGCGCAATTCAGCGGCGCGGGAGGCGAGGCACCGCCGGCAGAGCGGGTGCCGGTTCAGGGGCGAACCGGATAG
- a CDS encoding elongation factor G, whose amino-acid sequence MPVRIVSVAAHSGAGKTTLTEALLHRSGAIPRLGRVEDGTTTSDHTDAEKAHGFSITTGVVRLTHAGTEITILDTPGYADFVREIRGAVRAADAALIVVSAVSGVEVGTERVWATADRFGMPRIVVINKMDRERADFFAVLADIKASLRGAPAALYVPVGEGADFTDVVEVLSGRAASGQPAPDAMRTVLREARETLVDAIVETDDDLMTRYLEGEEIAEDELRAALVRAVHAGSLYPVLPVSAATGVGLDTLADLLVDGLRSARERGPVTGLDGQTREPSPDAPFSARVWRMSIDPFVGKIAYVRVWSGTLKPGDTVRNTTRGADLKPAHLYVMNGKDLTEVPELRAGMIGVLTKLGDLHTGDTLADPQSPIEYDPLWLPDPAHTVALHPVTRQDEDKIGAAIARLMEEDPTLHFTREPQTGEQLLSGMGDMHTTIAIEKLAALGVNVTTTAPQIPYRETIHAASEAQGKHKKQSGGHGQYGDCRVRIEPGEGYGFRSAVVGGAIPGKYIPSIEKGVQDAMGRGTLAGFPIQDVHVTVLDGSYHDVDSSDIAFRTAGSLALKNALEGARPGLLEPVMLLRVRAPAQFTGDLIGDLQTRRARVQGMEPEGTVITVTAVVPQAELQNYSADLRSLTGDRGAFSVKAHGYQDVPEHIARKVIEDRRAALANA is encoded by the coding sequence GTGCCCGTCCGTATTGTGAGTGTCGCCGCGCACAGCGGCGCCGGCAAAACCACGCTGACCGAAGCCCTGCTGCACCGCAGCGGGGCCATTCCACGTCTGGGCCGGGTCGAGGACGGTACGACCACCAGCGACCACACCGACGCCGAGAAGGCCCACGGCTTTTCCATCACGACCGGCGTGGTGCGCCTGACCCACGCCGGCACCGAGATCACCATCCTGGACACGCCCGGCTACGCAGACTTCGTGCGCGAGATCCGTGGAGCGGTGCGCGCCGCCGACGCCGCGCTGATCGTGGTGAGCGCCGTGAGCGGTGTGGAGGTCGGCACCGAGCGCGTGTGGGCGACCGCCGACCGTTTCGGCATGCCGCGCATCGTCGTCATCAACAAGATGGACCGTGAGCGCGCGGACTTCTTCGCGGTGCTGGCCGACATCAAGGCCAGCCTCAGGGGCGCTCCGGCCGCGCTGTACGTGCCGGTGGGGGAGGGCGCGGACTTCACGGACGTGGTGGAGGTCCTGAGCGGCCGGGCGGCCAGCGGGCAGCCCGCCCCGGACGCCATGCGCACCGTGCTGCGTGAAGCGCGCGAGACCCTGGTGGACGCCATCGTCGAGACCGACGACGATCTGATGACCCGCTACCTGGAGGGCGAGGAGATCGCTGAGGACGAGCTGCGCGCCGCCCTGGTGCGCGCGGTGCACGCGGGCAGCCTCTACCCGGTGCTGCCGGTGAGCGCCGCGACTGGCGTCGGCTTGGACACCCTGGCGGACCTGCTGGTGGACGGTCTGCGCTCGGCCCGGGAACGCGGCCCGGTGACCGGGCTGGACGGCCAGACGCGCGAGCCCAGCCCGGACGCTCCCTTCAGCGCCCGGGTGTGGCGCATGAGCATCGACCCCTTCGTGGGCAAGATCGCGTACGTGCGCGTGTGGAGCGGCACCCTGAAGCCCGGCGACACCGTCCGCAACACCACCCGCGGCGCGGACCTGAAGCCCGCGCACCTGTACGTGATGAACGGCAAGGACCTGACCGAGGTGCCCGAACTGCGCGCCGGCATGATCGGCGTGCTGACCAAGCTGGGTGACCTGCATACCGGCGACACGCTCGCCGATCCGCAGAGCCCCATCGAGTACGACCCGCTGTGGCTGCCGGACCCGGCGCACACCGTCGCGCTCCACCCGGTCACCCGGCAGGACGAGGACAAGATCGGCGCGGCCATCGCCCGCCTGATGGAGGAGGACCCCACCCTGCACTTCACGCGTGAGCCGCAGACGGGCGAGCAGCTCCTGAGCGGCATGGGCGACATGCACACCACCATTGCCATAGAAAAACTCGCCGCGCTGGGCGTGAACGTGACCACCACCGCGCCGCAGATTCCCTACCGCGAGACCATCCACGCCGCCAGCGAGGCGCAGGGCAAGCACAAGAAACAGAGCGGCGGTCACGGCCAGTACGGCGACTGCAGGGTCCGCATCGAGCCCGGCGAGGGCTACGGCTTCCGCTCGGCCGTGGTGGGCGGCGCGATTCCCGGCAAGTACATCCCCAGCATCGAGAAGGGCGTGCAGGACGCCATGGGACGCGGCACGCTGGCCGGTTTTCCCATCCAGGACGTCCACGTCACGGTGCTGGACGGCAGCTACCACGACGTGGACTCCAGCGACATCGCCTTCCGCACCGCCGGCAGCCTGGCCCTGAAAAACGCGCTGGAGGGCGCCCGGCCGGGCCTGCTGGAGCCCGTGATGCTCCTGAGGGTCCGCGCGCCCGCGCAGTTCACGGGCGACCTGATCGGCGACCTGCAGACCCGCCGCGCCCGCGTGCAGGGCATGGAACCCGAGGGCACCGTGATCACCGTCACGGCCGTGGTGCCGCAGGCGGAACTCCAGAACTACTCCGCGGACCTGCGCAGCCTGACCGGCGACCGCGGCGCGTTCTCGGTCAAGGCGCACGGCTACCAGGACGTGCCGGAGCACATTGCCAGGAAGGTGATCGAGGACCGCAGGGCGGCGCTGGCGAACGCGTGA